A single Deinococcus aquaedulcis DNA region contains:
- a CDS encoding PAS domain S-box protein, with the protein MPLTPAAAPFDVLVLIACAGQAEAARRVLAGLTQAQPVAVLIACPAGAAQAGAALEAWRPLSPLPLRVAEHGTVLAPGAVYLAPPHDILEVQPGLRCALTPQEAQAPRRPLDQLLGSLALSAGARALVAILNGAGDDGVAGTRALRGVGGTVLVQRLEGAALTDQPLAQAATLTLSPSTLGQVVADLLASGTSTPAEATADVRASEEKYRALFTQMDEAYAVVEVMKDDTGRWTDFLFLEVNPAFMPHTGMPYPVGRTGAQLLGTPNPRWAELYGQVAETGVALRVEEGELTLGRVFDLNIFRLGGQGSRQVAVLFTDITERKRREATRELLVELSRDLSQPASEEALLHTVGAKLVAHLGLTCYHYVDVDEDRAEVTIRHFWHALAVPPVLGTYPIAGFMAPEGLRRLRAGASSVISDVQSELPGDSAATAALKAGADAQRIGAYVAVPYSQDGRWKAYFTVAHSEARPWTEGEIDLIQEVAARLFPRIERVRAEEALRASEARYRSLAETVPAIVWESSDEAVDYFNPRWFTYTGLDPAAGLGDAWHRVVHPDDAAEAVRRSAEAASTGAVYEMDYRLRRADGEYRRHLARAVRDPATGRWTGTAVDIHDLSEAQAALQASETRFRQFAEHSGDVLWVWNAAGQRVEYVSPAVALVWGMTPEQVMADVGVLYAVVHPEDRDWATAAMPRVLAGETVAQEYRIVRPDTGEVRWLHDTAFPIRDASGHVHRVGGIAQDVTEQKAAEAALRESEERQAFLLRLSDALRPLTEAGAIENTAARVLGEHLGATRVMYADIEGEPGAEVGTLRGQYHAPGAPAAAPFPARYRYDTYGERVMALRRSGETMVVTDVTTDARFGPAERAAWAGGGVHAAVTVPLVRGGRFVADFGVQSDKPRDWSATEVALVEATAERTWAAVERARAEHALRVSEEKYRTLFDTMAEGFTVCKVERDAAGQVADLRYLEVNRGLERQTGLDRQTLLGRRLSEVLPDADLQRWMAVYTAVINSGEPATFEEYTELLDRWFAVSVYPRPGDELIVFSHDVTERRRAEDALRANEERQAFLLRLSDTLRPLADPTEIIGVATRLLGEGLRASRAYYAEWPPGTDRVEIRRDYAAPGLPSLVGHYPIEFFRSINERFREGQTWIVEDAADGTIPAAERDYCLAHGVAAWVDVPLLKGGELQAALFLIQDTPRRWNAAEIALVEETAERTWAAVERAQAEEARHASESRFRAVANLVPDLLWESQPDGATTWHNQRWLDYTGQTLAQATGWGWTEAIHPEDRGGSLERYRQAAQSGQPLRHEHRIRRHDGAYRWFVVNAFALRDDHGAVVRVYGAATDIHHLRVKSAVLEARVEERTRQLSELNTELASRTRALEAFADLTRSLSAHLDPYALIQRGQEVALSLLPGASATYAEPEGRWWRLRSQVGDLRNPELQAALLAGLERGRTPSLDQPWDSGEPLFQGQDILGTDGPGAVDHATPATATLPLLVGGRPLGVFAVTLHQQRAWSGADRAVLKTVVRNLGLALERAEAVRALAEERDALGTFAHFAEQAAEIQEVPTLAQHATEVLQQVLAPDCAAYLEREGEVWRLHHPSGPLTPELEVALRQGVPADLPEYAVPGERQEPVFFEHGDAGEPPSGRPAAIAAYPLFPQDHPAGMLSMVARDRPSWTVREKAVFRAVGDSFRLALERTAQLQQIKRQRERLADLNAELGTLITRTAHNLEAPAQKLGPLLGPGPSAETPLDGLSPYDPALLRDEITRLKGVAEDLRQLARLEVHPLARELLPLGELLAAVREGLSLPPGRQVDWQVAPLPIVRGDRALLGQALTVLMDFTLSATRGARYVTVSSHEVEGEVHVTVEDDGVGLTAEEAATLFDLAVRTDQSVPILEGSGLLQVRRIMARHGGWAWAEVRRGGAVVLAFPRDEAVTALETLFRDEWPGG; encoded by the coding sequence CGCTGGCCCAGGCGGCCACGCTGACGCTGTCGCCCAGCACGCTGGGACAGGTTGTGGCTGACCTGCTGGCCAGCGGCACCAGCACACCAGCCGAGGCGACAGCCGACGTGCGCGCCAGTGAAGAGAAGTACCGCGCGCTGTTCACCCAGATGGACGAGGCCTACGCGGTCGTGGAGGTTATGAAGGACGACACGGGGCGCTGGACCGATTTCCTGTTTCTGGAGGTGAACCCGGCGTTCATGCCACACACCGGGATGCCCTACCCGGTGGGGCGCACGGGGGCCCAGCTCCTGGGCACCCCCAACCCCCGCTGGGCCGAGTTGTACGGGCAGGTGGCCGAGACCGGGGTGGCCCTGCGCGTGGAGGAGGGCGAGCTGACACTGGGGCGGGTCTTTGACCTCAACATCTTCCGGCTGGGCGGGCAGGGCAGCCGTCAGGTGGCGGTGCTGTTTACAGACATCACCGAGCGCAAACGCCGCGAAGCCACCCGCGAGCTACTGGTCGAGCTGTCCAGAGACCTCAGTCAGCCCGCCAGCGAGGAGGCGCTGCTTCACACGGTGGGGGCCAAGCTCGTGGCCCACCTGGGGCTGACGTGTTACCACTACGTGGACGTGGACGAGGACCGCGCGGAGGTCACCATCCGCCACTTCTGGCACGCGCTGGCCGTGCCGCCGGTCCTGGGTACCTACCCCATCGCCGGCTTCATGGCGCCCGAGGGGCTGCGCCGCCTGCGGGCCGGGGCGTCGTCGGTGATTTCGGATGTCCAGAGCGAGCTGCCCGGGGACTCGGCGGCCACAGCGGCGCTGAAGGCCGGGGCCGACGCCCAGAGAATCGGCGCCTACGTGGCGGTGCCCTACAGCCAGGACGGGCGCTGGAAAGCCTATTTCACCGTGGCGCACAGCGAGGCGCGGCCGTGGACAGAGGGCGAGATTGACCTGATTCAGGAGGTGGCGGCGCGGCTGTTTCCGCGCATCGAGCGCGTGCGCGCCGAGGAAGCCCTGCGCGCCTCCGAGGCGCGTTACCGGAGCCTGGCCGAGACGGTGCCCGCCATCGTGTGGGAGAGCAGCGACGAGGCGGTGGACTACTTCAACCCGCGCTGGTTTACCTACACCGGGCTGGACCCGGCGGCCGGGCTGGGCGACGCGTGGCACCGCGTGGTTCACCCCGACGACGCGGCCGAAGCGGTGCGCCGCTCGGCAGAGGCCGCGAGCACGGGCGCGGTCTACGAGATGGACTACCGCCTGCGCCGCGCCGACGGCGAGTACCGGCGCCACCTCGCGCGCGCCGTGCGGGACCCCGCCACGGGCCGCTGGACTGGCACAGCGGTGGACATCCACGACCTGTCCGAAGCGCAGGCGGCGCTGCAGGCCAGCGAGACGCGCTTTCGCCAGTTCGCCGAGCACTCGGGCGACGTGCTGTGGGTGTGGAATGCCGCTGGCCAGCGGGTCGAGTATGTCAGCCCGGCGGTGGCCCTGGTGTGGGGCATGACACCAGAGCAGGTGATGGCCGATGTGGGCGTGCTGTACGCGGTGGTACACCCCGAAGACCGGGACTGGGCCACGGCGGCCATGCCCCGGGTGCTGGCCGGTGAGACGGTGGCGCAGGAATACCGCATCGTGCGGCCGGACACGGGCGAGGTGCGCTGGCTGCACGACACCGCCTTTCCCATCCGGGACGCCTCGGGCCACGTTCACCGCGTGGGCGGCATCGCCCAGGACGTGACCGAGCAGAAGGCGGCCGAGGCCGCCCTGCGCGAGTCCGAGGAGCGGCAGGCGTTTTTGCTGCGGCTCAGCGACGCGCTGCGGCCACTCACCGAGGCCGGGGCCATCGAGAACACCGCTGCCCGGGTGCTGGGCGAGCACCTTGGGGCCACCCGCGTCATGTACGCCGACATCGAGGGCGAACCCGGAGCAGAGGTGGGCACGCTGCGGGGGCAGTACCACGCCCCCGGGGCCCCCGCTGCGGCACCTTTTCCAGCGCGCTACCGCTACGACACCTACGGCGAGCGCGTGATGGCGCTTCGCCGCAGCGGCGAAACGATGGTGGTCACCGACGTGACCACCGACGCCCGTTTTGGCCCAGCCGAGCGGGCAGCGTGGGCCGGGGGCGGGGTACACGCCGCCGTGACGGTGCCGCTGGTGCGGGGCGGCCGTTTCGTGGCCGACTTCGGTGTGCAAAGTGACAAGCCCCGCGACTGGTCCGCGACTGAGGTTGCGCTGGTAGAAGCGACCGCCGAGCGCACCTGGGCCGCCGTGGAACGGGCCCGGGCCGAGCACGCCCTGCGCGTTTCTGAAGAGAAGTACCGCACGCTGTTTGACACGATGGCCGAGGGCTTTACCGTCTGCAAGGTGGAGCGTGACGCGGCGGGGCAGGTGGCCGACCTCCGGTATCTGGAAGTGAACCGGGGGCTGGAACGGCAGACCGGCCTGGACCGCCAAACCCTTCTTGGCCGGCGGCTGTCCGAGGTGCTCCCGGACGCCGACCTGCAGCGGTGGATGGCCGTCTACACCGCCGTGATTAACAGCGGTGAGCCAGCGACCTTCGAGGAATACACCGAGCTGCTGGACCGTTGGTTCGCGGTCAGTGTGTACCCGCGCCCCGGGGATGAGCTGATCGTGTTCTCCCACGACGTCACCGAGCGCCGACGGGCCGAGGACGCGCTCCGGGCCAACGAGGAGCGGCAGGCGTTCCTGCTGAGGCTGAGTGACACGCTGCGGCCACTTGCAGACCCCACCGAGATCATTGGCGTCGCCACGCGGCTACTGGGGGAAGGATTGAGGGCCAGCCGGGCCTACTACGCGGAATGGCCGCCCGGGACGGACCGTGTCGAGATCCGGCGCGACTACGCTGCGCCGGGCCTGCCGAGCCTCGTCGGTCACTACCCGATCGAGTTCTTTCGCTCCATCAATGAACGCTTCCGCGAGGGGCAGACCTGGATTGTCGAGGACGCGGCAGACGGGACGATTCCCGCAGCGGAGCGGGACTATTGCCTCGCGCACGGTGTGGCGGCCTGGGTGGACGTGCCGCTGCTCAAGGGCGGGGAGCTGCAGGCGGCACTGTTCCTTATCCAGGACACACCGCGACGCTGGAATGCGGCGGAGATCGCGCTGGTGGAGGAGACGGCCGAGCGCACCTGGGCAGCGGTCGAGCGCGCCCAGGCCGAGGAGGCCCGCCACGCCTCGGAAAGCCGCTTCCGCGCTGTGGCCAACCTCGTGCCTGACCTGCTGTGGGAGAGCCAGCCGGACGGGGCCACCACCTGGCACAACCAGCGCTGGCTGGACTACACCGGCCAGACCCTGGCCCAGGCCACCGGGTGGGGCTGGACAGAGGCCATTCACCCCGAGGACCGTGGCGGCTCCCTGGAGCGCTACCGGCAGGCGGCGCAATCGGGCCAGCCGCTGCGGCATGAGCACCGCATCCGCCGCCACGACGGCGCGTACCGCTGGTTCGTGGTCAACGCCTTTGCCCTGCGCGACGACCACGGGGCGGTGGTCCGGGTGTACGGCGCGGCCACCGATATCCACCACCTGCGGGTCAAGTCCGCTGTTCTGGAAGCCCGCGTGGAAGAGCGCACGCGCCAGCTGTCGGAACTGAACACGGAACTGGCCTCCCGCACCCGGGCACTGGAGGCGTTTGCCGATCTGACCCGGAGCCTGAGCGCGCACCTGGACCCCTACGCCCTGATTCAGCGGGGGCAGGAGGTGGCCCTGTCGCTGCTGCCGGGCGCCTCGGCCACCTACGCCGAGCCAGAAGGGCGCTGGTGGCGTCTACGCAGCCAGGTGGGCGACCTGCGCAACCCCGAGCTTCAGGCGGCGCTGCTTGCAGGCCTGGAACGGGGCCGTACCCCCAGTCTTGACCAGCCCTGGGACAGCGGCGAGCCGCTCTTTCAGGGCCAGGACATACTTGGCACCGACGGGCCCGGCGCCGTAGACCACGCCACGCCGGCCACCGCGACGCTGCCGCTGCTGGTGGGGGGCCGTCCGCTGGGGGTCTTTGCTGTGACGCTCCACCAGCAGCGGGCGTGGTCGGGGGCAGACCGGGCTGTACTGAAGACGGTGGTGCGCAACCTGGGGCTGGCCCTGGAACGCGCCGAGGCGGTGCGCGCCCTGGCCGAGGAACGCGACGCGCTGGGCACCTTCGCCCACTTTGCCGAGCAAGCAGCCGAGATTCAGGAGGTGCCGACCCTGGCCCAGCACGCCACCGAGGTGCTGCAGCAGGTCCTGGCCCCGGACTGCGCGGCGTACCTTGAGCGGGAAGGCGAGGTCTGGCGGCTGCACCACCCGTCCGGCCCGTTGACGCCCGAGCTGGAGGTGGCCCTGCGCCAGGGCGTGCCCGCTGATCTACCGGAGTACGCCGTTCCGGGCGAGCGCCAAGAGCCTGTCTTTTTCGAGCACGGGGACGCCGGTGAGCCGCCCTCTGGGCGCCCAGCAGCGATCGCCGCCTACCCCCTGTTTCCCCAGGATCACCCGGCCGGCATGCTCAGCATGGTTGCGCGCGACCGGCCCTCGTGGACGGTGCGCGAAAAAGCGGTGTTCCGCGCGGTGGGCGACAGCTTCCGTCTGGCCCTGGAACGCACGGCCCAGCTGCAGCAGATCAAGCGCCAGCGCGAACGTCTGGCGGACCTCAACGCCGAACTGGGCACCCTGATCACCCGCACGGCGCACAACCTGGAGGCCCCGGCCCAGAAACTCGGGCCTCTGCTGGGGCCTGGGCCATCGGCGGAGACGCCGCTTGACGGCCTGTCCCCCTACGACCCGGCGCTGCTGCGCGACGAGATCACGCGGCTCAAGGGGGTGGCCGAGGACCTGCGGCAACTGGCGCGCCTGGAGGTGCATCCCCTGGCCAGAGAGCTGCTGCCGCTGGGCGAACTGCTGGCGGCCGTGCGCGAAGGCCTCTCGCTGCCGCCTGGTCGGCAGGTGGACTGGCAGGTCGCGCCGCTGCCCATCGTGCGGGGGGACCGGGCGCTGCTGGGTCAGGCCCTGACCGTGCTGATGGACTTTACCTTGAGTGCCACGCGTGGGGCCCGCTACGTCACGGTCAGCAGCCACGAGGTTGAAGGCGAAGTCCATGTCACGGTGGAAGATGACGGCGTCGGCCTGACCGCAGAGGAAGCCGCCACCCTCTTTGATCTGGCGGTGCGCACCGATCAGAGCGTGCCCATTCTGGAGGGCAGCGGCCTGCTGCAGGTGCGGCGCATCATGGCCCGGCACGGCGGCTGGGCCTGGGCCGAAGTGCGCCGGGGCGGCGCCGTGGTGCTGGCGTTTCCCCGGGACGAGGCGGTTACGGCGCTGGAAACCCTCTTCCGGGATGAATGGCCCGGTGGGTGA
- a CDS encoding aminotransferase class I/II-fold pyridoxal phosphate-dependent enzyme, producing MPEALHSDLPPLVPRAPHGGPTATAFTGLDFSVNTNPYGPNPALLRAVRDADHADYPDPSYRWVREALAHWHGVTPDEVALSVGASDLLHRLARAFVPPGGTLLSLHAPFGELARAAALARAEVLIVSERPDRVPPGTALVYVGQPHNPTGHTLSPLDQQALAQTCAQAGALLIVDEAYAPFLAPGAPAGDGTGPRHPATVRLLSPGKAHGLVGARPAYALAAPEVVARLDNLAPAWHLPAGTAALLAALPPAQGFLAATLPRVQAEAQALARALGELGPVAHHGTPYLTLAVEEAPAVAAALLAQGLRVRDCSSYGLPGHLRVSTRTPAQNAVLVRALQSLI from the coding sequence ATGCCTGAAGCCCTCCATAGCGACCTTCCGCCCCTGGTGCCCCGGGCGCCGCATGGGGGCCCCACGGCCACGGCCTTTACCGGGCTGGATTTCAGCGTGAACACCAACCCTTACGGGCCCAATCCCGCGCTGCTGCGGGCGGTGCGGGACGCCGACCATGCGGACTACCCCGATCCCTCGTACCGCTGGGTGCGCGAGGCGCTGGCGCACTGGCACGGCGTGACCCCAGACGAGGTGGCGCTCTCGGTGGGGGCTTCGGACCTGCTGCACCGGCTGGCGCGCGCCTTTGTGCCCCCGGGCGGCACACTGCTGAGCCTGCACGCCCCGTTTGGCGAATTGGCCCGCGCGGCGGCCCTGGCGCGCGCCGAGGTGCTGATTGTGTCCGAGCGGCCGGACCGGGTGCCGCCGGGCACCGCGCTGGTTTATGTGGGCCAGCCCCACAACCCCACCGGCCACACGCTGAGCCCTCTGGATCAGCAGGCTCTGGCCCAGACCTGCGCGCAGGCCGGGGCCCTGCTGATCGTGGATGAAGCGTATGCCCCGTTTCTGGCCCCTGGCGCTCCGGCGGGGGACGGAACTGGGCCCCGTCATCCCGCCACTGTCCGGCTGCTCTCGCCGGGCAAGGCCCACGGGCTGGTGGGGGCCCGCCCCGCCTACGCGCTGGCCGCCCCAGAGGTGGTGGCGCGCCTGGATAACCTCGCCCCGGCGTGGCACCTCCCCGCTGGCACCGCCGCCCTGCTGGCCGCGCTGCCGCCCGCCCAGGGGTTCCTGGCCGCCACCCTGCCCCGGGTGCAGGCCGAAGCCCAGGCCCTGGCCCGCGCCCTGGGTGAGCTGGGGCCTGTGGCGCACCACGGCACGCCGTACCTGACGCTGGCGGTGGAGGAGGCCCCGGCCGTGGCGGCGGCGCTGCTGGCCCAGGGCCTGCGGGTGCGCGACTGCAGCAGTTACGGCCTGCCGGGCCACCTGCGCGTGAGCACCCGCACCCCGGCGCAGAATGCGGTGCTGGTGCGGGCGCTGCAGTCGCTGATCTGA
- a CDS encoding M12 family metallopeptidase, whose protein sequence is MDKSVAFMLSVGLTLALAGCGQQAPGVGAAQSGAAVNSGSGPSAPFDAHDVPAGAPVRQIAVRFPLDREAQLVQAQEHQGYLVYGGMILGRSSDFPAAPTLTGQAVTTGDTWKSRPITYFLSPSLPSEVRTRIQDAVSYYNAETAVRWSRTSSESDSMVRFVSNGSDCRCGSTGWSSRGSSLISARIALGSQASARTIRHEMMHSLGFKHEQTRADRDTFLRVTFDTDQSEKAVDSSRNPTGHYDFMSIMHYDDASDFRFTLRDDPRVQQLFQKQARRYHNLSSDPATDSQTVHRYVGAGSELSYLDKYALRLQYERTSDTPFTVRMTEVTDSSLKRQAGVQSGERLVRFAITNSSGLDASSWALRVSLGGADRPLRLPPIGVQNGGFLTRVLNEAAAEDLEETYIVVPQEGESTISSGKTLSVYLVVSDGSDNELDGVDFCRINTFSCLSGS, encoded by the coding sequence ATGGACAAATCTGTGGCGTTCATGTTGTCGGTGGGCCTGACCCTGGCCCTGGCGGGTTGTGGCCAGCAGGCCCCTGGAGTGGGCGCGGCCCAGTCGGGTGCCGCAGTGAACAGCGGGTCGGGCCCCTCTGCGCCGTTTGACGCGCATGATGTGCCGGCCGGGGCTCCTGTGCGCCAGATTGCCGTGCGGTTTCCCCTAGACCGGGAAGCGCAGCTGGTGCAGGCCCAGGAGCATCAGGGCTACCTGGTTTACGGGGGCATGATTCTTGGGCGGTCCAGCGACTTTCCAGCAGCGCCGACACTGACCGGGCAAGCGGTCACCACCGGGGACACCTGGAAGTCGCGGCCCATCACCTACTTTCTCAGCCCGTCTTTGCCCAGCGAGGTCCGCACGCGCATTCAGGACGCCGTCTCGTACTACAACGCAGAAACGGCGGTCAGATGGAGCCGGACCAGTTCCGAAAGCGACAGCATGGTCCGCTTCGTGTCCAACGGCAGCGACTGCCGCTGCGGCAGCACGGGCTGGAGTTCGCGCGGCTCCAGCTTGATCTCGGCCAGGATTGCGCTGGGCAGCCAGGCCAGCGCACGCACCATCCGGCACGAGATGATGCACAGCCTGGGCTTTAAACACGAGCAGACCCGCGCCGACCGCGACACGTTCCTGAGGGTGACGTTCGATACCGATCAATCGGAAAAGGCGGTGGACAGCAGCCGCAACCCGACCGGGCACTACGATTTTATGTCCATCATGCACTACGACGACGCGTCGGATTTCCGCTTTACGCTGCGCGACGACCCCAGGGTGCAGCAGCTGTTTCAGAAGCAGGCCCGGCGTTACCACAACCTCTCGTCCGATCCGGCCACCGATTCGCAGACCGTTCACCGCTATGTGGGGGCCGGCAGCGAGCTGAGCTACCTGGACAAGTACGCCCTGCGGCTTCAGTACGAGCGCACCAGCGACACGCCCTTTACCGTTCGGATGACCGAGGTGACGGACAGCAGCCTCAAGCGGCAGGCTGGGGTGCAGAGCGGTGAGCGTCTGGTGCGGTTTGCCATCACCAACAGCAGCGGCCTGGACGCGTCGTCGTGGGCCCTGCGGGTGAGTCTGGGCGGCGCCGACCGGCCCCTGCGACTGCCACCTATCGGGGTTCAGAACGGCGGTTTCCTGACGCGGGTGCTGAACGAAGCGGCCGCCGAGGACCTCGAAGAGACCTATATCGTGGTGCCACAGGAAGGCGAATCCACCATTAGTAGCGGCAAGACCCTGAGCGTTTACCTTGTGGTCTCGGACGGCTCTGACAATGAACTCGACGGCGTGGATTTTTGCCGCATCAATACGTTTTCCTGCCTGAGCGGGTCGTAA
- a CDS encoding ATP-binding protein has protein sequence MTHPEVLLLGPPRVHRWRLPYDQRLWLLAYLTAQGGHATRDEVLGVFWPDKSERDARNNLRVLLHRLRQAPWGQAISAQGGALHLPLQSDVQQLRRAYRAGDWPGVLRAYQGPFVQGLQPSGAPDFEAWLHAQRTQLEDAWKSAARRHLGTLEAAGRPEEALTLLENMLALAPDDEDALQDLLRLGVRWPGAAQVAVQAYQRFAGALAREVGGQPLDRTDDLFRQLGGARRAGPAAPPATGTPGLERTVDLQAVTDALRRPECRLLTVVGLGGSGKTWLAERASAALRADFADGTVQLDLGLLEEPEQLPGHLARALGLRVTPDEPLWPQVRRFLSTRQMLVVLDSLEPLLGERRPAMLAHVTALLEAPGLKLLLTSQEALGHAAEWISPLHGLPWPTDASLPLDALLRVPALALFVARAQQANPQWRPAPEDRALLVTVGQLTEGLPLALELLAASLRFVPLAEVVKLAREGADVPLLPGRAAHHVSLQAVLQHIWRHVPAEEREVLCRLSVLTGSFCSDAAQAVAGATFATLVGLQGRALVRRDAQGRFHLHPLVCQFAATQRTGPEEAEALQARHAAFYGALARAVRPGLVAGAQREGLATLDAEADNLGAAWAWGVRRARGEVLLELLRTLVTVRKLREILPPVWTDTLASARTALLGCWRDPTPVQAQVLAYLELLQVQDELAHGLTRDGAARLSALMTAFMTWGDGVGLLHSGLALAWQRQRTAPEPGPLRAALDEAVTLLGPEDAREQAAWAVRLPVEWAYLWARRQGEGGSDLLDTVTPQARAAGVLDLYAGCLMQQEYQARRRRNPSRDGLLQEAARVYRAIDHHHGAVNSLMLRLGYALDDLQVPAAEEDLAEMRRLLNEHSDPRLLGMLLRCQAQVAEARGEPHSAEAACRSFVALMRDRVPEGSGSPELTIHLLYCATRVREERGVQAYLARSVDRSVDRMSPRLQMLGLLRCAQANAAAARPEEAQRLAGALLSQTRLPELWRWRLERLVPAASPWPEPPASLEEIWQQLRQEGRTFRPAQEREAQTTDGRVCP, from the coding sequence GTGACCCATCCTGAAGTGCTGCTGCTGGGGCCGCCCCGCGTTCACCGCTGGCGGCTGCCCTACGATCAGCGCCTGTGGCTGCTGGCGTACCTGACGGCGCAAGGTGGTCACGCCACGCGCGATGAAGTGCTGGGTGTGTTCTGGCCCGACAAGAGCGAGCGCGACGCCCGCAACAACCTGCGGGTGCTGCTGCACCGCCTGCGGCAGGCGCCCTGGGGTCAGGCGATCAGTGCGCAGGGGGGCGCCCTGCACCTTCCCCTGCAGAGCGACGTGCAGCAGCTGCGCCGGGCCTACCGCGCGGGCGACTGGCCCGGGGTACTGCGCGCTTACCAGGGGCCTTTTGTGCAGGGACTGCAGCCCAGTGGCGCCCCGGATTTTGAAGCGTGGCTGCACGCCCAGCGCACGCAGCTTGAGGACGCCTGGAAGAGTGCGGCGAGGCGGCACCTGGGAACGCTGGAGGCGGCGGGGCGACCCGAGGAAGCCTTGACCCTGCTGGAGAACATGCTGGCCCTGGCGCCCGACGACGAGGACGCCCTGCAGGACCTTCTCCGGCTGGGGGTGCGCTGGCCCGGTGCCGCGCAGGTTGCCGTGCAGGCCTACCAGCGTTTTGCGGGGGCCCTGGCCCGCGAGGTCGGCGGTCAGCCCCTGGACCGCACCGACGACCTGTTCCGGCAGCTGGGCGGCGCGCGCCGTGCGGGGCCGGCTGCCCCGCCCGCCACCGGCACCCCGGGGCTGGAGCGCACCGTAGACCTGCAGGCGGTGACGGACGCCCTGCGCCGTCCCGAGTGCCGGCTGCTGACAGTGGTGGGCCTGGGCGGAAGTGGCAAAACCTGGCTGGCGGAGCGGGCCAGCGCGGCGCTCCGGGCCGACTTTGCAGACGGCACCGTCCAACTGGATCTGGGCCTGCTGGAAGAGCCGGAGCAACTTCCCGGCCATCTGGCCCGGGCCCTGGGGCTGCGCGTGACGCCAGACGAGCCCCTCTGGCCGCAGGTGCGCCGCTTTCTGAGCACCCGGCAAATGCTGGTGGTCCTCGACAGTCTGGAACCTCTGCTGGGCGAGCGGCGGCCAGCCATGCTGGCGCACGTCACCGCCCTGCTGGAGGCGCCGGGGCTGAAACTGCTGCTCACCTCGCAAGAAGCGCTGGGGCACGCGGCCGAGTGGATCTCGCCCCTGCACGGTCTGCCCTGGCCCACAGACGCCAGCCTGCCCCTGGACGCGCTGCTGCGTGTGCCAGCGCTGGCCCTGTTTGTCGCGCGCGCGCAGCAGGCCAACCCGCAGTGGCGGCCGGCACCTGAAGACCGGGCGCTGCTGGTCACGGTGGGCCAGTTGACCGAGGGCCTGCCGCTGGCCCTGGAACTGCTGGCCGCCAGCCTGCGCTTCGTGCCCCTGGCCGAGGTGGTGAAACTGGCCCGAGAGGGCGCGGATGTGCCGCTGCTGCCGGGCCGCGCCGCCCATCACGTCAGCCTGCAGGCCGTGTTGCAGCACATCTGGCGCCATGTGCCTGCAGAGGAGCGCGAGGTGTTGTGCCGCCTGTCCGTTTTGACCGGGTCGTTTTGCAGTGACGCGGCCCAGGCGGTGGCGGGGGCCACCTTTGCCACGCTGGTGGGCCTGCAGGGGCGCGCGCTGGTGCGGCGGGATGCACAGGGACGCTTTCACCTGCACCCACTGGTGTGCCAGTTTGCGGCCACGCAGCGCACGGGCCCGGAAGAGGCCGAGGCCTTACAGGCGCGGCATGCCGCATTTTATGGTGCGCTGGCGCGCGCTGTTCGCCCGGGTCTCGTGGCCGGCGCGCAGCGCGAGGGGCTGGCCACCCTGGACGCCGAGGCCGACAACCTGGGCGCGGCGTGGGCGTGGGGCGTACGCCGCGCCAGGGGTGAAGTGCTGCTGGAGCTGCTGCGCACCCTGGTCACGGTGCGCAAGCTGCGCGAGATTCTGCCGCCTGTGTGGACCGACACCCTGGCCTCGGCCCGCACGGCGCTGCTGGGGTGCTGGCGCGACCCCACGCCCGTGCAGGCGCAGGTGCTGGCGTACCTGGAGTTGCTGCAGGTGCAGGATGAGCTGGCCCACGGTCTGACCCGTGACGGGGCCGCGCGCCTGTCGGCCCTGATGACGGCGTTCATGACCTGGGGGGACGGCGTTGGCCTGCTGCACAGCGGCCTGGCCCTGGCGTGGCAGCGCCAGCGAACAGCGCCGGAACCCGGCCCCCTGCGCGCGGCGCTGGACGAGGCCGTGACCCTGCTGGGCCCTGAGGACGCGCGCGAGCAGGCGGCCTGGGCCGTGCGCCTGCCGGTGGAATGGGCCTACCTGTGGGCGCGGCGTCAGGGTGAGGGGGGATCAGACCTGCTGGACACCGTAACGCCGCAGGCCAGGGCGGCCGGCGTGCTGGATCTCTATGCCGGTTGCCTGATGCAGCAGGAGTATCAGGCGCGGCGGCGGCGCAATCCTTCCCGCGATGGCCTGCTTCAGGAAGCGGCGCGCGTGTACCGGGCCATTGACCACCACCACGGAGCGGTCAACAGTCTGATGCTGCGGCTGGGCTACGCCCTGGATGATCTGCAGGTGCCAGCCGCCGAGGAGGATCTGGCCGAGATGCGCCGCCTGCTGAACGAGCACAGTGATCCCCGCTTGCTGGGCATGCTGCTGCGCTGTCAGGCCCAGGTGGCCGAGGCCAGGGGGGAACCCCACAGCGCCGAGGCCGCCTGTCGCAGCTTTGTGGCGCTGATGCGCGACCGGGTTCCAGAAGGCAGCGGCAGCCCGGAACTCACCATTCACCTGCTGTACTGCGCCACCCGGGTGCGCGAGGAGCGGGGCGTGCAGGCGTACCTGGCCCGCAGCGTTGACCGTTCGGTGGACCGCATGAGCCCCCGCCTGCAGATGCTGGGGCTGCTGCGGTGTGCCCAGGCGAATGCAGCGGCCGCGCGCCCTGAGGAAGCCCAGCGGCTGGCCGGGGCCCTGCTGAGCCAGACCCGGTTGCCGGAACTCTGGCGCTGGCGCCTTGAGCGGCTGGTGCCGGCGGCTTCTCCGTGGCCAGAACCGCCCGCCAGTCTGGAAGAGATCTGGCAGCAGTTGCGCCAGGAGGGCCGAACGTTCCGACCCGCCCAGGAGCGGGAGGCACAGACCACGGACGGTCGTGTATGTCCCTGA